Below is a genomic region from Paraburkholderia phenazinium.
CAGCTCGGCACCCGGATCTGCGTGTCGTAGCCGTGCGCGGCCTGTTCCAGCGTGATTTCCATGCTGTAACGCAGATCGGCACCGCGGTACACCTGCGGACCGCCACGGCCGCCGCCGCGCGCAGCGCCACCGGCCGCCTGGCCGAAGATGTCGCCGAAAATATCGCCGAATGCATCGGCAAATCCGCCGAAGCCCTGCGCGCCGGCGCCGCCCATATTCGGGTCGACGCCTGCATGGCCATACTGGTCGTACGCCCCACGCTTCTGCGAGTCCGACAGCATTTCATAGGCTTCCTTCACCTCTTTGAAATGCTCTTCCGCATCCTTGTTGCCCGGATTGCGGTCGGGGTGATGCTTCATCGCCAGCTTGCGATAAGCCTTCTTGATTTCGTCGTCGCTCGCGTTCTTTGCGACGCCCAGAACCTCGTAGTAATCCCGTTTCGCCATATCGGTTCAACGCCCGCCGCGCAGCAAGGCACGGCGGCTCCTCTTGAATGCTGGAGTCTTACGACTCGTCCGGCCGTTGCTCGCCCCTCGTTTGCACGAATTGAGCAACGCCCTCCATAAAACAAATGTGCCCGGAGAGCCCAAAAAGGCTCACCAGGCGCGATAACCGCTTTGCAGGTTTATGCCCCCACAGACGGACACAAACCGTTTTGCAGCCGACCCGCACACATTGCTGTGTGCGGCTTTACGGTCAGACGGCGACCTGGCTTTAGTCCTTCTTGACTTCCTTGAACTCGGCGTCGACCACGTCGTCTTCCGGCTGGCTTGCACCACCGGCCGAGGCACCACCCGGCGCTGCGCCCGCGGCACCGGCCGCTGCGCTTGCTGCACCTTGCTCGGCCTGCATGTCGGCGTACATCTTCTCACCGAGCTTTTGCGAGGCCGTTGCCACGACTTCGATCTTGGCTTCGATCGCCGCCTTGTCGCTCGAGCCGCTCTTCAGCGTGTCTTCGAGGTCCTTCAGCGCTGCTTCGATCTTTTCCTTCTCAGCCGCTTCCAGCTTGTCGCCGTATTCGGTGAGCGCCTTCTTCGTGCTGTGGACCAGTGCGTCGCCCTGGTTGCGGGCATCGGCCAGTTCGCGCAGCTTGTGATCTTCTTCCGCGTTTGCTTCGGCGTCCTTCACCATCTTTTCGATCTCGGCTTCAGATAGACCCGAGTTCGCCTTGATGACGATGCGGTTTTCCTTGCCGGTCGCCTTGTCTTTCGCGCCGACGTGCAGAATACCGTTCGCGTCGATGTCGAAGCTCACTTCGATCTGCGGCACGCCGCGCGGTGCAGGCGGAATACCTTCGAGGTTGAACTCGCCCAGCAGCTTGTTGCCGGCTGCCATTTCGCGTTCGCCCTGGAACACCTTGATCGTGACGGCACCCTGGTTGTCGTCGGCCGTCGAATACACCTGTGCGTGCTTCGTCGGGATCGTGGTGTTCTTGTTGATCATCTTCGTCATCACGCCGCCGAGCGTTTCGATGCCGAGCGACAGCGGGGTCACGTCGAGCAGCAGAACGTCCTTACGGTCACCCGACAGAACCTGACCTTGAATCGCGGCGCCCACGGCCACGGCTTCGTCCGGGTTCACGTCACGGCGCGGTTCCTTGCCGAAGAACTCCTTAACCTTGTCCTGCACCTTCGGCATACGCGTCATACCGCCGACCAGAATCACGTCGTCGATTTCGCCAACCTTCACGCCAGCGTCCTTGATAGCCAGACGGCACGGCTCGATGGTGCGTTCGATCAGTTCTTCCACCAGCGCTTCGAGCTTCGCACGCGTAATTTTCAGGTTCAAGTGCTTCGGACCCGACGCGTCTGCCGTGATGTACGGCAGGTTGATTTCGGTCTGCTGGCTCGACGACAGTTCGATCTTGGCCTTTTCAGCTGATTCCTTCAGGCGTTGCAGCGCGAGCACGTCCTTCGACAGGTCGACGCCTTGTTCCTTCTTGAACTCGCCAATGATGTAATCGATGATGCGCTGGTCGAAGTCTTCACCGCCGAGGAACGTATCGCCGTTCGTCGAGAGCACTTCGAACTGCTTCTCGCCGTCAACGTCGGCGATTTCGATGATCGAGACGTCGAACGTGCCGCCGCCCAGGTCATACACGGCGATCTTGCGGTCGCCCTTTTCGTTCTTGTCGAGGCCGAACGCGAGCGCAGCTGCGGTCGGTTCGTTGATGATGCGCTTGACTTCCAGACCGGCGATGCGGCCCGCATCTTTGGTGGCCTGACGCTGGCTGTCGTTGAAGTACGCGGGAACCGTGATCACCGCTTCGGTGACCGGCTCGCCGAGGTAGTCTTCAGCGGTCTTCTTCATCTTGCGCAGGACTTCAGCCGAGATTTGCGGCGGAGCCAGTTTCTGATCGCGCACTTCGACCCAGGCGTCACCGTTGTCGGCCTTGACGATCTTGTACGGCATCAGCGCGATGTCTTTCTGCACTTCTTTTTCTTCGAAGCGGCGGCCGATCAGGCGCTTGACCGCGTACAGCGTGTTCCTCGGGTTCGTGACCGACTGACGCTTCGCAGGCGCGCCGACGAGAATCTCGCCGTCTTCCATGTAAGCGATGATCGACGGCGTGGTGCGCGCGCCTTCCGAGTTTTCGATCACCTTGACCGAATTGCCTTCCATGATCGCCACGCACGAGTTGGTCGTGCCGAGGTCGATGCCGATGATTTTGCCCATTTTTACTAATCTCCTGACTTTGATCGCTGCGGTAGGTTGCCTTGTGCCCATCTGGCGGCAAGGCAACCCGCCTTCAATTCAAACCTGCACTCAACATAAGTGCGTCTGCATCGTTTTCAAGACCTTGAATGCAATGCGGTCTTTAATTTTTTTCAATCGCCTGCGGCTTCGGGATTGGCGTTGCCGGGGATTTGCCCGACTTGTTGCCACCCCGGCTAACCGCCAGTACCGGCCACGCCATCCATCGCCTTTGAAACGGCCTTTGCGGCAGCCTTCCCCCGGGCGGCTGCCACCGCCGCCTCGAACTGCCCGAGGCCGTGCCAGCCAGTCGCCCGGCCAAGCCGCTTGCCACGATGAAAGAAGAACCACGTCGGCACGCCATGCAGCATGAAACGGCGGCCCAGCTCACGGTGCTCGTAGACGTTGCTGTGAAACCATCTAAGCCCGAGCGCGCGAATCGCGTCGGGCTGCGCCAGCATCGCCTTCTTCGCTATTTCGCAGTTGAAGCAGTCGAGTCCCCAGAAGAACACCACCGCCACCTCATCGCGAACCGCTTCGAGCGCGGCGTCGAACGACTCTGCGCTCAATTCCTGCATCTCGAACACGGCAAAAGCCGTGGAATCGACGGGAAGGTTGGCCATGATAGCGGGGATGCCTGCCCGGGAGCGCCTGAGCGATGCCTGAGGTCTACTTCGGCTTACTTCGGCTGGGCGACGGTAACGAGCGCCGGGCGCAGCACGCGGTCGGCGATCACGTAACCCTTTTGCAGCACGGAGACGATGGTGTTGGGCTCCTGCTCGGCCGGCACCATCGAAATAGCCTGGTGACGATGCGGGTCGAACTTCTCGCCTGCCGGAGGATTGATCGCCACGACGCGGCCTTTCTCAAGCGCACCGCTCAACTGGCGCAGCGTCAGCTCGACACCCTCACGAACCTTCTGCAGGTCGTCGGACGAGTGGGCGACGGCGGCCTCGAGGCTGTCGACTACAGGCAGCAGATGCTCGGCAAAGCTCTCGATCGCGAACTTGTGAGCCTTGGTGACATCTTCCTGCGCACGCCGGCGCACATTTTCGGTCTCGGCCTTGGCACGCAGAAAGCTCTCCTGCAACTCGGCGATTTTGGTCTGCGCTTCGGCCAACGCGGCTTCGGCGCCGGCCGGCGCAGCTTCAGCCGGGTTGACTTCCGGCTGAGCTGCGTTGGCCTCGGCAGCCTGGCGCGCGGCTTCTTCGGCGGGCGTGGGATTCTGGCTCGTCGGATTCTCTTGCGTGTTTTCCATGTCGCTGAAAGTCGTAAAAAAGTTAAAGCCAAGGGCGGCCGCGTGGTGCTCTGAAAGGCCCGCTTGAGCGTTGCAGAAACGCCACACAAACCACCGCTCATCGCCTACTGAGTTTGGGTCTCAAAGCACGATTTCAAGCGGTCAAAAGGAACTTTTCGCACCGCAACAGTGCGGCAGAAATGCCTCGTTACAACCATTAATCAGATAGAGATTGAGCGGCCTCGTGGACTGACCTAAACTTCAGCTGTCCACCCGGGAAGGCACGTTTACCCTAACCTGGTATATACCACTTCACTTAACTCATCGCGCGTTCGTCCAGCATCATTTCGGGGGAGTACCGTGAAACTGACCTTCGCAATATCCGTGGTCGCCTTGGTGCTCGTAGCGGGAACCACGACCATCTGCATGTCCGGGGCCGTCAACGACAGCACGACCGAATATGGCGGCGTGCACGCGACGATGGAACAACTGTTCAATCCCCACCTGAAAGTTTGTCGATAGTGCGCCGGTCGCGCTTGGTCGGACGCCCGTGCAAAGCGGCGGCCGGCTCGCGATACGTTTTACGCCGCTCCTGCTCCACCTGCCGCTTCACCTTGCTTTCCTCGGTTTCCGCATAAAGCGTCTGCGCCACACTCGCCGGGCCGCGCACGTCGCACACACCCAGTACTTCCACCTGCCATACGATGCGTTCGATCTCGATTTCGACGAGATCGCCGACCCGCACCTCCTTGGCCGGCTTGACTGCAGCACCGCCAATCCTTACGTGAGCTTTGTCAACGGCATCCGCTGCCAGCGAGCGTGTCTTGAAGAAACGCGCTGCCCATAACCACTTGTCGATGCGCAGGCGCGCGCCGGGTTCGGTCGAAATCCTGTAGTT
It encodes:
- the dnaK gene encoding molecular chaperone DnaK; the protein is MGKIIGIDLGTTNSCVAIMEGNSVKVIENSEGARTTPSIIAYMEDGEILVGAPAKRQSVTNPRNTLYAVKRLIGRRFEEKEVQKDIALMPYKIVKADNGDAWVEVRDQKLAPPQISAEVLRKMKKTAEDYLGEPVTEAVITVPAYFNDSQRQATKDAGRIAGLEVKRIINEPTAAALAFGLDKNEKGDRKIAVYDLGGGTFDVSIIEIADVDGEKQFEVLSTNGDTFLGGEDFDQRIIDYIIGEFKKEQGVDLSKDVLALQRLKESAEKAKIELSSSQQTEINLPYITADASGPKHLNLKITRAKLEALVEELIERTIEPCRLAIKDAGVKVGEIDDVILVGGMTRMPKVQDKVKEFFGKEPRRDVNPDEAVAVGAAIQGQVLSGDRKDVLLLDVTPLSLGIETLGGVMTKMINKNTTIPTKHAQVYSTADDNQGAVTIKVFQGEREMAAGNKLLGEFNLEGIPPAPRGVPQIEVSFDIDANGILHVGAKDKATGKENRIVIKANSGLSEAEIEKMVKDAEANAEEDHKLRELADARNQGDALVHSTKKALTEYGDKLEAAEKEKIEAALKDLEDTLKSGSSDKAAIEAKIEVVATASQKLGEKMYADMQAEQGAASAAAGAAGAAPGGASAGGASQPEDDVVDAEFKEVKKD
- a CDS encoding thioredoxin family protein, with product MANLPVDSTAFAVFEMQELSAESFDAALEAVRDEVAVVFFWGLDCFNCEIAKKAMLAQPDAIRALGLRWFHSNVYEHRELGRRFMLHGVPTWFFFHRGKRLGRATGWHGLGQFEAAVAAARGKAAAKAVSKAMDGVAGTGG
- the grpE gene encoding nucleotide exchange factor GrpE encodes the protein MENTQENPTSQNPTPAEEAARQAAEANAAQPEVNPAEAAPAGAEAALAEAQTKIAELQESFLRAKAETENVRRRAQEDVTKAHKFAIESFAEHLLPVVDSLEAAVAHSSDDLQKVREGVELTLRQLSGALEKGRVVAINPPAGEKFDPHRHQAISMVPAEQEPNTIVSVLQKGYVIADRVLRPALVTVAQPK
- a CDS encoding RNA-binding S4 domain-containing protein translates to MNYRISTEPGARLRIDKWLWAARFFKTRSLAADAVDKAHVRIGGAAVKPAKEVRVGDLVEIEIERIVWQVEVLGVCDVRGPASVAQTLYAETEESKVKRQVEQERRKTYREPAAALHGRPTKRDRRTIDKLSGGD